In the genome of Sebastes umbrosus isolate fSebUmb1 chromosome 14, fSebUmb1.pri, whole genome shotgun sequence, one region contains:
- the LOC119501241 gene encoding M1-specific T cell receptor beta chain-like, whose protein sequence is MSVCWIQMISPLIICTVSLLCTAGEALTTVVQQTPGLLVERGHSAQMDCSHSMNWYDMYWFQQLPGESMKVIVHTVPFKQPDFGNFSQDKYSANKTVAKSGSFTVKHVEPGDNGVYFCFVTERNKEKPVGGKERHNEQREFRFLCHASSLWNSNPDWVGNEPVFGYGTKLTVLDSNRSITPPTVTVLRPSQNECRNNKDEKRRKTLVCVASRFYPDHVSVFWQIDAVNVETDGVATDNAALWEGEHYSITSRLRVPLREWFTPGKKFTCTVSFFNGNETVHRSDWVEGVEGPGAGAIREKYLRITHTAKLSYVVLIFKSSVFGVFVVFLAWRLQSRLENSGTES, encoded by the exons ATGTCTGTGTGTTGGATCCAAATGATCTCACCTCTCATCATCTGCACTGTTTCTCTGCTATGTACTGCAG GTGAAGCATTGACTACTGTAGTCCAACAGACCCCAGGCTTACTGGTGGAGAGGGGTCACTCTGCTCAGATGGACTGCAGTCACAGCATGAATTGGTATGACATGTACTGGTTTCAGCAGTTACCAGGGGAGAGTATGAAGGTGATCGTCCACACGGTGCCTTTCAAGCAGCCTGACTTTGGGAACTTTAGCCAGGACAAATACTCAGCCAACAAGACTGTGGCTAAGAGCGGATCTTTCACAGTGAAACATGTGGAACCAGGTGACAACGGAgtgtatttctgttttgttaCGGAGAGAA ATAAAGAAAAGCCGGTTGGGGGGAAGGAAAGACACAACGAGCAAAGAGAATTCAGGTTTTTGTGTCATGCTTCTTCACTGTGGAACTCAAATCCGGATTGGGTTGGTAATGAACCTGTCTTTGGATATGGAACTAAACTCACTGTTCTGG ATTCAAACCGTTCTATCACCCCGCCAACAGTGACGGTGCTTCGACCTTCACAAAACGAGTGTCGAAACAACAAAGACGAGAAAAGGAGGAAGACCTTGGTGTGCGTGGCCTCTCGTTTCTACCCGGACCACGTGAGTGTGTTCTGGCAGATCGACGCGGTAAATGTGGAAACGGATGGCGTGGCGACCGACAACGCTGCCCTGTGGGAAGgtgaacattacagcatcacCAGCAGGCTGAGGGTCCCGCTCAGGGAGTGGTTCACACCAGGCAAGAAGTTCACCTGCACCGTCAGCTTCTTCAACGGGAACGAGACCGTGCACCGTTCAGACTGGGTCGAAGGCGTTGAAG GACCAGGAGCTGGAGCGATAAGAG AGAAATATTTGAGGATCACGCACACTGCCAAGCTGTCCTACGTTGTTTTGATCTTCAAGAGCAGCGTCTTCGGAGTCTTTGTGGTGTTTCTGGCGTGGAGGCTTCAG AGTCGTCTGGAAAACAGCGGGACTGAGAGCTGA